A part of Nocardioides sp. WS12 genomic DNA contains:
- a CDS encoding AMP-binding protein, with the protein MKSIAGGETDTALLEETIGENFERTVASYGDREALVEVATGRRWTYAELDRDVDAFAVGLLRAGIAKGDRVGIWSPNCAEWTITQYATAKIGAILVNINPAYRTHELAYVLKQAGVKLLVSATDFKTSDYRAMVAEVVEETAVEQVLFLGSAEWTEHNVHDPGVTLADLVTWQLEANDPINIQYTSGTTGFPKGATLSHRNILNNGYFVTETINFTPEDRLCIPVPFYHCFGMVMGNLGCTTHGATMVIPAPGFDPAITLQTIQDEKCTGVYGVPTMFIAMQNAPGFADYDLSSLRTGIMAGSPCPVEVMKHCIEDMHMGEVSIAYGMTETSPVATQTRADDDLDRRTATIGRAHPHVEVKIVDPVSGETVERGEAGEFCTRGYSVMLGYWEDEAKTAEAIDAEGWMHTGDLAVMREDGYCAIVGRIKDMVIRGGENIYPREIEEFLYTHPDVEDVQVIGVPDEKYGEELCAWVKMKPDAVALDAAAVKAFATGKLAHYKIPRYVLVVDEFPMTVTGKVRKIEMRAETTRRLGLG; encoded by the coding sequence GTGAAGTCGATTGCTGGCGGAGAGACGGACACGGCCCTGTTGGAGGAGACGATCGGGGAGAACTTCGAGCGCACGGTGGCGTCGTACGGCGACCGCGAGGCGCTGGTCGAGGTGGCGACTGGTCGGCGGTGGACCTATGCGGAACTGGACCGGGACGTCGACGCGTTCGCGGTCGGTCTGTTGCGTGCCGGGATCGCGAAGGGTGACCGGGTCGGCATCTGGTCGCCGAACTGCGCGGAATGGACGATCACGCAGTACGCCACGGCGAAGATCGGCGCGATCCTGGTCAACATCAACCCCGCCTACCGCACCCACGAACTGGCCTATGTGCTCAAGCAGGCGGGGGTGAAGCTCCTCGTGTCCGCGACGGACTTCAAGACCAGCGACTACCGGGCGATGGTGGCCGAGGTGGTCGAGGAGACCGCGGTGGAGCAGGTCCTGTTCCTCGGGTCGGCGGAGTGGACCGAACACAACGTCCACGATCCGGGGGTCACGCTGGCTGATCTGGTGACCTGGCAACTCGAGGCCAACGACCCGATCAACATCCAGTACACGTCTGGCACGACGGGTTTTCCGAAGGGTGCGACCCTGTCGCACCGCAACATCTTGAACAACGGGTACTTCGTGACCGAGACGATCAACTTCACCCCTGAGGACCGGTTGTGCATCCCGGTGCCGTTCTATCACTGCTTCGGGATGGTGATGGGCAACCTGGGGTGCACCACCCACGGCGCGACGATGGTGATCCCGGCGCCCGGTTTCGACCCGGCCATCACCCTGCAGACCATTCAGGACGAGAAGTGCACGGGTGTGTATGGCGTGCCGACGATGTTCATCGCGATGCAGAACGCGCCTGGGTTCGCCGACTACGACCTGTCGAGCCTGCGGACCGGGATCATGGCCGGCTCGCCGTGTCCGGTCGAGGTGATGAAGCACTGCATCGAGGACATGCACATGGGCGAGGTGTCGATTGCCTACGGCATGACCGAGACCAGCCCCGTGGCAACGCAGACCCGAGCGGACGACGACCTGGACCGTCGTACGGCGACGATCGGGCGTGCGCACCCGCATGTCGAGGTGAAGATCGTCGACCCCGTGTCGGGGGAGACGGTCGAGCGTGGTGAAGCGGGGGAGTTCTGCACCCGTGGGTATTCGGTGATGCTCGGCTACTGGGAGGACGAGGCGAAGACGGCCGAGGCGATCGATGCTGAGGGGTGGATGCACACCGGTGACCTGGCGGTGATGCGCGAGGACGGGTACTGCGCGATCGTGGGGCGGATCAAGGACATGGTGATCCGTGGTGGGGAGAACATCTATCCCCGCGAGATCGAGGAGTTCCTCTACACCCACCCCGACGTCGAGGACGTCCAGGTGATCGGTGTTCCTGATGAGAAGTACGGCGAGGAGCTGTGCGCCTGGGTCAAGATGAAGCCCGACGCGGTCGCGTTGGATGCGGCTGCCGTCAAGGCGTTCGCGACCGGAAAGCTCGCCCACTACAAGATCCCGCGCTACGTCCTGGTCGTCGATGAATTCCCGATGACCGTCACCGGCAAGGTCCGCAAGATCGAGATGCGCGCGGAAACGACCCGGCGCCTCGGTCTGGGCTGA
- a CDS encoding patatin-like phospholipase family protein, with translation MRLPRLAGRSQVPLFPPGLDDPITGIPAAPDPAKDPSFALQRLERALVRAHLDAPDAMAAVEVRRLRYLISFARLTVFEPGAAGPQGSRGRGDVDVTADLAPWRDIVIDKLTGPLRREQAAATRLARAREVYLELEEQQTEQRRLLLERRGADFTAAELDAEVGYKSLALVLGGGGGAGYVYIGAMRRLMESDVEPDYIIGSSIGAVLGGLFARQTPIPFDDYLEFARSLTYRAVLGPEPARRRHGLTSVLSLRLDEFAAPLFERPDGEQMRMEDLAIPYDAVVAGVHQQLFSRLPGRFRHQQMAMVKLRSLPVVPIGLGPAIVSRLWQAASFIDSRVVKPLVLGDDDLTRQFNVTDAMSFSAAIPGVLHHETKDPRMIPLLDRYVAEKKVAALVDGGAASNVPVEQAWIKVQRGRIGTRNALYLALDCFHPQWDPRHLWLTPITRAVQVGMVRNAPYADHLIQMSPTLSPVTLAPSPAALDQAVEWGHASMDEAMVFVNRMLEPVWWDGDAPAYADRSGRRARVSLAPPMRPIIAAAQGSRDVLRRFRDRHFS, from the coding sequence ATGCGTCTCCCCCGCCTCGCCGGTCGATCACAGGTTCCACTCTTCCCACCCGGGCTGGACGACCCGATCACCGGAATACCCGCGGCGCCGGATCCGGCCAAGGACCCGTCCTTCGCGCTGCAGAGGCTCGAGCGGGCGCTGGTTCGCGCGCACCTGGACGCCCCGGACGCAATGGCGGCCGTCGAGGTACGACGACTCCGCTACCTGATCAGCTTCGCCCGGCTGACCGTCTTCGAGCCGGGCGCCGCCGGGCCGCAAGGGTCCCGCGGCCGCGGCGACGTCGACGTCACCGCCGACCTCGCGCCCTGGCGCGACATCGTGATCGACAAGCTCACCGGCCCGCTCCGTCGAGAACAGGCGGCGGCGACACGGCTGGCCCGCGCTCGCGAGGTCTACCTCGAGCTCGAGGAACAGCAGACCGAGCAGCGCCGGCTCTTGCTGGAACGGCGAGGCGCCGACTTCACCGCGGCGGAACTCGACGCGGAGGTCGGCTACAAGAGCCTCGCGCTGGTTCTTGGCGGCGGTGGCGGTGCCGGTTACGTCTACATCGGCGCGATGCGGCGCCTCATGGAGAGCGACGTCGAGCCCGACTACATCATTGGCTCCTCGATCGGCGCCGTCCTGGGCGGACTGTTCGCCCGGCAGACGCCGATCCCGTTCGACGACTACCTGGAATTCGCCCGGTCCCTGACCTATCGCGCGGTCCTGGGCCCCGAGCCCGCACGTCGTCGGCACGGCCTGACCAGCGTCCTGTCCCTGCGGCTCGACGAGTTCGCCGCGCCGCTGTTCGAGCGCCCCGACGGCGAGCAGATGCGGATGGAGGACCTTGCCATTCCGTACGACGCCGTGGTCGCCGGCGTGCACCAGCAACTGTTCTCCCGGCTGCCCGGCCGGTTCCGCCACCAGCAGATGGCGATGGTGAAACTGCGTTCGCTGCCGGTCGTCCCGATCGGACTCGGCCCCGCCATCGTCAGCCGTCTTTGGCAGGCCGCGTCGTTCATCGACTCCCGCGTCGTCAAGCCGTTGGTCCTCGGCGATGACGACCTGACCCGGCAGTTCAACGTGACCGATGCGATGTCGTTCTCCGCAGCGATCCCCGGCGTACTCCACCACGAGACCAAGGACCCGCGGATGATTCCGCTGCTCGATCGCTATGTCGCCGAGAAGAAGGTGGCGGCCCTGGTCGACGGCGGCGCGGCCAGCAACGTGCCGGTCGAGCAGGCGTGGATCAAGGTGCAGCGCGGCCGGATCGGGACCCGCAACGCCCTTTACCTGGCGCTGGACTGCTTCCACCCGCAGTGGGATCCGCGGCACCTGTGGCTGACGCCGATCACCCGAGCCGTGCAGGTCGGCATGGTCCGCAATGCGCCGTACGCCGACCACCTGATCCAGATGAGCCCGACCCTCTCCCCCGTCACCCTCGCACCGTCGCCGGCTGCGCTGGACCAGGCGGTCGAGTGGGGGCATGCCTCGATGGACGAGGCGATGGTCTTCGTGAACCGGATGCTGGAGCCGGTCTGGTGGGACGGTGACGCGCCGGCGTACGCCGACCGCTCGGGTCGCCGCGCGCGGGTCTCGCTGGCTCCGCCGATGCGTCCGATCATCGCCGCGGCGCAGGGCTCACGCGACGTCCTGCGCCGATTCCGGGACCGTCATTTCAGCTGA
- a CDS encoding potassium channel family protein, producing MGRIALPERTRSPWWELGRRILMAFGIMAGTVMLVYFDGEGYRDAGDATAADPLGTISLIDAIYYTTVTLSTTGYGDIAPVSDPARLVNAFIITPARIAFLVLLIGTTLEVLAQRGREMFRIARWRKNMGHHVVVIGYGTKGRSAVETLVNNGLQREHVVVVDPSPVAMADAHADQLAVVTGDATRRGVLHRAGVAEADQVIITTGRDDSNVLAALTVRQLNPDAWIVASVSEQENAPLMRQSGADSVITSSDAVGRLLGLSTLSPTLGSVMEDLLTYGEGLEVAERELLVNEVGMPPQSLPDQVIAVVRDEKVYRYFDPVVTLLARGDRLVVVRPAKELPWAPRPGTHNEDFANDED from the coding sequence GTGGGGCGCATTGCCCTGCCCGAACGAACCCGCTCACCGTGGTGGGAGCTCGGCCGACGAATTCTGATGGCGTTCGGGATCATGGCCGGTACCGTCATGCTCGTCTACTTCGACGGGGAGGGTTACCGCGACGCCGGTGACGCGACCGCGGCCGATCCGCTCGGCACGATCTCGCTCATCGACGCGATCTACTACACGACCGTCACCCTCAGCACGACCGGGTACGGCGACATCGCCCCGGTCAGCGATCCAGCGCGCCTGGTCAACGCGTTCATCATCACCCCGGCCCGTATCGCGTTCCTCGTGCTCTTGATCGGCACCACCCTCGAGGTGTTGGCGCAGCGCGGCCGCGAGATGTTCCGCATCGCTCGATGGAGGAAGAACATGGGACACCACGTCGTGGTGATCGGATACGGCACCAAGGGACGCAGCGCCGTCGAGACCCTGGTCAACAACGGACTGCAACGCGAGCACGTGGTCGTTGTCGACCCGAGCCCCGTCGCGATGGCCGACGCACACGCCGACCAGCTTGCCGTCGTCACCGGCGACGCGACCCGTCGCGGTGTGCTGCACCGCGCAGGCGTCGCGGAGGCCGACCAGGTCATCATCACCACCGGCCGCGACGACTCCAACGTGCTCGCCGCACTGACCGTGCGGCAACTGAACCCGGACGCGTGGATCGTCGCGTCGGTCAGCGAGCAGGAGAACGCTCCGCTGATGCGTCAGTCCGGCGCCGACTCGGTGATCACCTCCTCCGACGCCGTCGGTCGGCTGCTCGGACTGTCCACCCTGTCCCCGACGCTCGGGTCGGTGATGGAGGACCTGCTGACCTACGGCGAGGGCCTCGAGGTCGCCGAACGCGAGTTGCTCGTCAACGAGGTCGGCATGCCGCCGCAGTCACTGCCGGACCAGGTGATCGCCGTTGTCCGCGACGAGAAGGTGTACCGCTACTTCGACCCCGTCGTGACCCTGCTGGCGCGCGGTGACCGGCTCGTCGTCGTACGTCCGGCCAAGGAACTGCCGTGGGCGCCGCGCCCCGGCACCCACAACGAAGACTTCGCCAACGACGAGGACTAG
- a CDS encoding YihY/virulence factor BrkB family protein yields MSDDPGPQSRSSSLQMAYARVPAPVRNFLHIVWRLTVTTVGSCLKYRVTGLAAEGAFFAVLSVPPLIFAMAGGVGYVTEHFTPGQVEEVRRAVTDLFSRFLTDTAVSKVITPTMDDVLQGGRFDVISLGFVLALWSGSRALNVFVDTITIMHGLGGDRGIVKTRALSFVLYILAVITGAITLPLVVAGPRLVREWLPNRADFLIEFYWPLVVVVCICFLATLYHVSVPVRTKWSFNLPGATFSLIMWIAGSYLLRWVLTVTAQDSHSIYGPLAAPIAILIWLYIAALAVLIGAGVNAAFDEVFPQETTQRARRELMARLLRRTPEPVD; encoded by the coding sequence ATGAGTGACGATCCGGGGCCCCAGTCCCGGTCGTCGTCCCTCCAGATGGCCTACGCCCGGGTTCCCGCGCCCGTTCGCAACTTTCTCCACATCGTCTGGCGGCTGACCGTCACGACCGTGGGGTCCTGCCTGAAGTACCGCGTGACAGGACTGGCCGCCGAGGGCGCATTCTTCGCGGTTCTCTCCGTGCCGCCGCTGATCTTCGCCATGGCCGGCGGGGTCGGTTACGTGACCGAGCACTTCACGCCGGGCCAGGTCGAGGAGGTACGGCGCGCGGTCACTGACCTCTTCTCGCGCTTCCTCACCGACACCGCCGTCAGCAAGGTGATCACCCCGACGATGGACGACGTCCTGCAGGGCGGCCGCTTCGACGTCATCTCGCTCGGCTTCGTGCTCGCGCTGTGGTCCGGTTCGCGGGCGCTCAACGTCTTCGTCGACACCATCACGATCATGCACGGGCTCGGTGGGGACCGCGGGATCGTGAAGACCCGGGCACTGTCGTTCGTGCTCTACATCCTCGCGGTCATCACCGGCGCGATCACGCTGCCGCTGGTCGTGGCCGGCCCGCGCCTCGTGCGGGAGTGGCTGCCCAACCGTGCGGACTTCCTGATCGAGTTCTACTGGCCGCTGGTCGTCGTGGTCTGCATCTGCTTCCTCGCCACGCTCTACCACGTGTCCGTGCCGGTCCGGACGAAGTGGAGTTTCAACCTCCCCGGCGCGACGTTCTCCCTGATCATGTGGATCGCCGGGTCGTACCTGCTCCGCTGGGTGCTGACCGTGACCGCCCAGGATTCGCACTCCATCTATGGTCCGCTGGCCGCGCCGATCGCCATCCTGATCTGGCTCTACATCGCCGCACTGGCCGTGTTGATCGGCGCCGGAGTCAACGCCGCGTTCGACGAGGTCTTCCCGCAGGAGACGACGCAGCGGGCGCGCCGCGAACTGATGGCACGGCTCCTGCGCCGTACGCCTGAGCCGGTGGACTAG
- a CDS encoding phosphotransferase: MHDRAALGSADVTDESLSSMVAALLGVAISSVAVVDSTAEPVSYDIPAITTGGRWWVSGTAHVDGETRPFRLFVKQVHEWSRSPFFADVPAEMQPWAAQQVPWRTEGAVYRSDLVDHLPPGLAMPRAVGVHDIDDLSYSVWLEVVPIVEVAWDLDRYRRAGKLLGRFAGSRAVRDRANVGGHEWDVSRYVDGRLKFQVLPMLASDDLWHHPLIAGAFADLRPRLDQAAASVDAVAAELMALPVLAGHGDACPNNLLVTTGDDFTMIDFGFFTALPVGFDLGQLLVGDVQIGLRPADDMAERDTASLTSYVDGLAAEGVDIDEQVVRRAHALQLLLFTGLSALPFELLGAEPTEQVRAMAATRAAIARYSLDLVDQTG, encoded by the coding sequence ATGCACGACCGCGCCGCGCTCGGCTCCGCCGACGTCACCGACGAGTCCCTCTCCAGCATGGTCGCGGCCCTGCTCGGGGTCGCCATTTCCTCTGTTGCGGTGGTCGATTCGACCGCCGAACCGGTGTCCTACGACATCCCGGCCATCACGACCGGAGGCCGCTGGTGGGTGAGTGGTACCGCCCACGTCGACGGCGAGACGCGTCCCTTCAGACTGTTCGTGAAGCAGGTCCATGAGTGGTCCCGCTCCCCCTTCTTCGCCGACGTGCCCGCGGAGATGCAGCCGTGGGCCGCCCAGCAGGTGCCGTGGCGGACGGAGGGCGCGGTCTACCGCTCCGACCTCGTCGACCACCTGCCGCCCGGCCTCGCCATGCCGCGCGCCGTCGGGGTCCATGACATCGATGACCTCTCCTACTCGGTGTGGCTGGAGGTCGTGCCGATCGTCGAGGTCGCGTGGGACCTCGACCGCTATCGGCGGGCCGGGAAACTGCTCGGCCGCTTCGCCGGCAGTCGCGCCGTGCGTGACCGCGCCAACGTGGGCGGGCACGAGTGGGACGTCTCGCGGTACGTCGACGGCCGGCTCAAGTTCCAGGTGCTCCCGATGCTGGCGAGTGACGACCTGTGGCACCACCCGCTGATCGCCGGTGCGTTCGCCGACCTGCGGCCGCGCCTGGACCAGGCCGCGGCGTCGGTCGATGCGGTGGCGGCCGAGTTGATGGCGCTGCCCGTGCTCGCGGGCCACGGCGACGCCTGCCCGAACAACCTGCTGGTGACGACGGGTGACGACTTCACGATGATCGACTTCGGGTTCTTCACGGCGCTGCCCGTCGGGTTCGACCTCGGGCAACTCCTGGTGGGCGACGTGCAGATCGGCCTGCGTCCGGCCGACGACATGGCCGAACGCGACACCGCCAGCCTGACGTCGTACGTCGACGGGCTGGCGGCGGAGGGCGTGGACATCGACGAGCAGGTGGTCCGCCGGGCGCACGCGCTGCAACTGCTGCTGTTCACGGGATTGTCCGCCCTGCCGTTCGAACTGCTCGGCGCCGAGCCCACGGAACAGGTGCGGGCGATGGCGGCCACCAGAGCCGCCATCGCCCGCTACTCGCTCGACCTGGTCGATCAGACCGGCTGA
- a CDS encoding cation:dicarboxylase symporter family transporter has translation MSTTSTSATKSQGSRATHYLYLAVIVAVILGIATGLVFPGFAVELKPLGEGFVNLIKMMIQPIIFCTIVLGVGSVASAAKVGKVGGMALVYFLVMSTAALTIGMVVGNLLHPGDGLSLTADAAAIAQEKAAEGHADTTAFLLGIIPTSLFSALTSGSVLQTLLVALLVGFALQRMGAAGAPVLTVVGHVQRLVFRLLGMIMWAAPVGAFGAMAAVTGQGGVDALKSLGVLMIGFYVTCLLFVFVVLGTLLKVAAGVNIFSLLRYLGREFLLILATSSSESALPRVIAKLEHAGVDKTTVGVVIPTGYSFNLDGTAIYLTMASIFIAEAIGSPLAIGEQISLLLFMMIAAKGAAGVTGSGMAVLAGGLQSHRPEMVDGVGLIVGIDRFMSEARALTNFAGNAVGTVLIGHWTGSIDRAQLDRVLSGDDPFDETTMVDDDAADPAQVDETREPQPV, from the coding sequence ATGAGTACGACGAGCACCAGTGCGACGAAGAGCCAAGGCTCTCGCGCCACCCACTACCTCTATCTCGCGGTGATCGTGGCGGTCATCCTCGGTATCGCCACCGGCCTGGTCTTCCCGGGCTTCGCCGTCGAGCTCAAGCCACTCGGCGAAGGCTTCGTCAACCTGATCAAGATGATGATCCAGCCGATCATCTTCTGCACGATCGTGCTCGGCGTCGGCTCGGTGGCCAGCGCCGCCAAGGTCGGCAAGGTCGGCGGGATGGCGCTGGTCTACTTCCTCGTGATGTCGACCGCCGCGCTGACCATCGGCATGGTCGTCGGCAACCTGCTGCACCCGGGTGACGGCCTGAGCCTCACCGCCGACGCTGCGGCGATCGCACAGGAGAAGGCCGCGGAGGGGCACGCCGACACGACCGCGTTCCTGCTCGGCATCATCCCGACCTCGCTGTTCAGTGCCCTCACCAGTGGCAGCGTGCTGCAGACCCTGCTCGTCGCGCTGCTCGTCGGCTTCGCCCTCCAGCGGATGGGTGCCGCCGGCGCCCCGGTCCTGACCGTCGTCGGCCACGTCCAGCGCCTGGTCTTCCGCCTGCTCGGCATGATCATGTGGGCCGCGCCCGTCGGTGCCTTCGGCGCGATGGCGGCGGTCACCGGCCAGGGTGGCGTCGACGCACTCAAGAGCCTCGGCGTGCTGATGATCGGGTTCTACGTCACCTGCCTGCTCTTCGTGTTCGTGGTCCTGGGCACGCTCCTCAAGGTCGCCGCCGGCGTCAACATCTTCTCGCTGCTGCGCTACCTCGGCCGCGAGTTCCTGCTGATCCTGGCGACGTCGTCCTCCGAGTCGGCTCTCCCGCGGGTGATCGCCAAGCTCGAGCACGCCGGCGTCGACAAGACCACGGTCGGCGTGGTGATCCCCACGGGCTACTCGTTCAACCTCGACGGCACCGCGATCTACCTGACCATGGCCTCGATCTTCATCGCCGAGGCGATCGGTAGCCCGCTCGCCATCGGTGAGCAGATCTCCCTGCTGCTGTTCATGATGATCGCCGCGAAGGGTGCGGCCGGCGTGACCGGTTCCGGCATGGCCGTCCTGGCCGGTGGCCTGCAGTCGCACCGCCCCGAGATGGTCGACGGCGTCGGCCTCATCGTCGGCATCGACCGGTTCATGTCCGAGGCGCGGGCGCTCACGAACTTCGCGGGCAACGCGGTGGGCACGGTCCTCATCGGCCACTGGACCGGCAGCATCGACCGGGCCCAGCTGGACCGGGTGCTCTCCGGCGATGACCCGTTCGACGAGACCACGATGGTCGACGACGACGCCGCGGACCCGGCACAGGTCGACGAGACCAGGGAACCTCAGCCGGTCTGA
- a CDS encoding sensor histidine kinase, whose protein sequence is MPRLPRLLRDRSVARQVLLLQVAIVLLLVVTAIALAAYDARRDSRSRATERAVAVAQTVADSPTVRDALASDDPTVTLQPWAEDVRQDTDTDFVVIMSLNRNRFTHPDPDQIGRPFAGDLGTAPDGEVFTQQYTGSLGPSVRSVVPVMNGDRVVAFVSVGITVSDINRGLRRDVGVILLWAGLVLLAGLVGAALLGRRLQRITHGLGEKELARMYEYYSAVLHSVREGLLLLDGDGRVQLVNDEARRLLALPDDVIGRAVGDLGLAPGLVAAARGETAESDELYLAGERILVVSSAPARWQGRDVGSVVTLRDHTELRSVTGELEIVRRLTESLRSQNHESANRLHTVVSLIELGRSDEAVEFATAELQVAQVLADQVVAAVDDPVVAALLLGKSAEAAEQGIEFVIAGEVPAGSGIPPRDLVTLLGNLVDNAFDAVADADQRRVEVRLSGEPERLEIRVGDSGPGLEESAVAHVLERGWTTKAAPGTGRGLGLALVVQVARRHGGTVDVGRSALGGAEFTVVLHPSDPA, encoded by the coding sequence GTGCCCCGCCTGCCTCGCCTCCTGCGCGACCGGTCGGTCGCGCGCCAGGTGCTGCTCCTGCAGGTCGCGATCGTGCTGCTCCTGGTCGTCACCGCGATCGCGCTGGCGGCGTACGACGCCCGGCGGGACTCACGCAGCCGGGCAACCGAGCGCGCGGTGGCCGTGGCCCAGACCGTGGCCGACTCCCCCACCGTCCGCGATGCCCTGGCGAGCGATGACCCGACCGTGACACTGCAGCCGTGGGCCGAGGACGTCCGCCAGGACACCGACACCGACTTCGTCGTGATCATGTCGCTGAACCGGAACCGCTTCACCCACCCCGATCCCGACCAGATCGGGCGCCCGTTCGCCGGCGACCTCGGCACGGCCCCCGACGGTGAGGTCTTCACCCAGCAGTACACCGGGAGCCTCGGTCCGTCCGTGCGATCCGTGGTGCCGGTCATGAACGGCGATCGCGTCGTTGCGTTCGTCTCCGTCGGGATCACGGTCAGCGACATCAACCGCGGCCTGCGTCGCGATGTCGGCGTGATCCTGTTGTGGGCGGGACTGGTGCTGCTGGCTGGCCTGGTCGGAGCGGCGTTGCTCGGTCGGCGTCTGCAGCGGATCACCCACGGGCTCGGCGAGAAGGAACTCGCCCGGATGTATGAGTACTACTCGGCTGTCCTGCACTCGGTGCGCGAAGGCCTGCTGCTGCTCGACGGCGACGGACGCGTGCAGTTGGTCAACGACGAAGCCCGTCGTCTGCTCGCCCTGCCCGATGACGTGATCGGGCGCGCGGTGGGCGACCTCGGCCTGGCTCCGGGCCTGGTGGCTGCTGCCCGCGGCGAGACGGCCGAGTCCGACGAGCTCTATCTCGCCGGCGAACGCATCCTCGTGGTCTCGTCTGCGCCGGCCCGCTGGCAGGGCCGCGACGTCGGCTCGGTCGTGACCCTGCGCGACCACACCGAGCTGCGTTCGGTCACCGGCGAGCTCGAGATCGTGCGTCGACTCACCGAGTCGCTGCGCTCCCAGAACCACGAGTCCGCCAACCGCCTGCACACCGTGGTGTCCCTCATCGAGCTCGGCCGCAGCGACGAGGCCGTCGAGTTCGCCACCGCGGAACTCCAGGTCGCGCAGGTGCTCGCCGACCAGGTGGTTGCGGCGGTCGACGACCCGGTGGTCGCTGCCCTGCTGCTCGGCAAGTCCGCCGAAGCGGCCGAACAGGGCATCGAGTTCGTCATCGCCGGCGAGGTGCCGGCCGGCTCCGGGATCCCGCCCCGCGACCTGGTCACCTTGCTCGGCAACCTCGTCGACAACGCCTTCGACGCGGTGGCCGATGCGGACCAACGACGGGTCGAGGTGCGGTTGTCCGGCGAGCCGGAGCGCCTGGAGATCCGGGTCGGCGACAGCGGGCCGGGGCTCGAGGAATCCGCCGTCGCGCACGTGCTCGAACGCGGCTGGACCACCAAGGCCGCACCGGGCACGGGTCGCGGCCTCGGCCTTGCCCTGGTCGTCCAGGTCGCACGCCGCCACGGAGGCACGGTCGACGTCGGGCGCTCCGCCCTCGGTGGCGCCGAGTTCACGGTCGTCCTGCACCCCTCGGATCCGGCATGA
- a CDS encoding response regulator: MNVRVLVVEDEALAAEAHASYVARLAGFELAGVARSARDAVRALDTARAADTPVDLVLLDMNLPDGHGLSLLAGLRTAGHQCDVIAVTAARDTAIVRQAVGQGVVLYLLKPFTFATFRSKLEQYAAYRAQLADTPDEVVQDEVDRLLGALRPNSAAPLPKGMSTETLRGVTAALRDAGEGLSASAAAGVVGISRVTARRYLEHLADQGLAQRNARYGGGSGRPEVVYTWR, translated from the coding sequence ATGAACGTGCGCGTCCTCGTCGTGGAGGACGAGGCCCTCGCCGCCGAGGCGCATGCGTCGTACGTCGCCCGACTGGCCGGCTTCGAACTCGCCGGTGTCGCGCGATCCGCCCGGGACGCCGTACGCGCTCTCGACACGGCGCGGGCCGCCGACACCCCCGTCGACCTGGTCCTGCTCGACATGAACCTTCCGGACGGACACGGGTTGTCCCTGCTCGCGGGCCTGCGTACGGCCGGCCACCAGTGCGACGTGATCGCCGTGACCGCTGCCCGCGACACCGCGATCGTGCGCCAGGCCGTCGGTCAGGGCGTCGTGCTCTACCTGTTGAAGCCGTTCACGTTCGCCACGTTCCGGTCGAAACTGGAGCAGTACGCCGCCTACCGTGCCCAGTTGGCCGACACCCCGGACGAGGTCGTGCAGGACGAGGTCGACCGGTTGCTCGGGGCACTGCGTCCGAACTCGGCCGCGCCACTGCCCAAGGGCATGAGCACCGAGACCCTGCGCGGAGTGACCGCGGCCCTGCGCGACGCTGGCGAAGGACTCTCCGCCAGCGCGGCCGCCGGGGTCGTCGGGATCTCGCGCGTCACGGCGCGGCGCTACCTCGAGCACCTGGCCGATCAGGGCCTCGCGCAGCGCAATGCCCGCTACGGCGGCGGCAGCGGACGCCCCGAGGTCGTCTACACCTGGCGCTGA